The Candidatus Aminicenantes bacterium DNA window CAGGCGGTGAACTCGGGCAGGAGATGGTAGAACTGGAAGACGAAGCCGATTTTGGCATTGCGGGTTCGGGCCAGCTCCCGCCAATCCTTGGCGTAGAGATCCTCCCCGTCCAGATAGACCGTGCCCTCGCTGGGCCGGTCGAGGGCGCCCAGGAGGTTGAGAAGAGTCGTCTTGCCGACGCCCGAAACGCCCATGATGGCCGCCACATCCCCCGCCTCGAGCTCCAGGGTCAGACCGCCGAAGACCCTGAGTCGTCCTTCGGGCAGGGGATATTCCTTGCCCAGGTTGACGGCGCGGACGACGGGTTCACTCATATTTAAGGGCCACCACGGGATCGACTTTGGCCGCCCGCCGGGAGGGGAAGAGGGTCGACAAGAGGCTGACGGCGAGGGCGACGCCGAGGATCAGGGCCAGGTCCCAGGGCTTGATGTGGAACGGGACGTAGGAGATCTGGTAGATGTCGACCGGGACGCGGATCAGCTTGAGAGCGTTGGCCAGCAGGCACCAGCCGAGCCCGAGGACGGTCCCCAGGATCGTTCCCGAGACGCCGATCATCGAGCCCTGCAGAAAGAAGACCCGCTGAATGTGCCGGGGGGTCGCCCCCAGGGACATCAGGATGCCGATGTCCCGCGTCTTCTCCATGACCATCAGGATGAGGGTGGCGATGATGTTGAGGGCGGCCACGATGACGATCAGGGCGATGGTCAGGAAGATGATGGTCTTTTCCAGCTTCAGGGCGGAGAAAAGCGACTTGTTGAGCTCGGCCCAGGTCGTGACGTAGACAAGCGGGGGCAGCTTGGCCTTGAGCGTCTCCTTGAAAGCCGGGGCGGCGAAGACGTCCCGGATCATGACCTGGAGGTAGCTGACCCCGCCGACCATGTCGAACCACTTCTGGGCGACGGCCAGCGGGATGATGGCCGTCCCCGAATCGAACTCGTACAGTCCGGTGGCGAAGATCCCGCTGACCTTGAAGCTCTTGATCTTGGGAACGGCGCCGATCGGGCCCATCCGCGAAGACGACGACAGGACCCGGATAACGTCGCCGATACCGGCGCCCATCGCATAGGCCAGGTCGTGTCCCAGGAGGATGCCGTCGCGGCCGCCCTCTTCGGGGAGTGTGCCGGACTCCAGCTTGGCCAGCCAGGGGGATTGGGTCCGCTCGAGGCGGAGGTCCATGCCCTTCATCATCGCCGGCTGGGTCTTGAGCGGACCGACGAGGAGGACCATGTTGAGAGCCACGGGCGAGACGGAGACCACACCGTCCAAGCCCCGGATCGTCTCCGCCATCGCGGCGTGGTCGGCCAGGGAGCCGCCCGACACGTCCGAGACCATAAGGTGCGAAGTGGCGCTCAAAATCTTGGCCTGGACGTCCTCCTGGAAGCCCGTGATCAGAGCCACGGCGATGATCAGAGCGGCGACACCGATGGTGATGCCCAGGGCCGAGATGAAGGTGATGACCGAGACGAAAGCCTGTTTGCGGCGGGCCGTCAAATAGCGGCGGGCGACAAAGCCTTCAAATCCCATGGCCGGGGTTTCCTCGCCTCACTCCCGCGGCCGCAGCAGCGGGAAGAGGATGACTTCGCGGATCGATCGCCGGTTGGCGAGGAGCATGGCCAGGCGGTCGATGCCGATCCCCTCCCCGCCCGTCGGGGGGAGACCGTACTCCAGGGCCTGGACATAGTCCAGATCGATGGGATGGCTTTCGTCGTCGCCCTTGGCTTTTTCTCCGGCCTGCTGTTCGAAGCGCAGCCGCTGCTCGACCGGGTCGGTCAGCTCGGAGAAGGCGTTGGCCAGCTCCATGCCCGAGATGAACAGCTCGAACCGGGCCGCTTCGTCGGGATGATCAAGGGCCGCCTTGGCCAGCGGCGAGACCTCCTTGGGGGGGTTGATCAGGAAGGTCGGCTGGACGAGATGGTGCTTGACGCGCTTGTCGAAGATGACGTCGAGGGCCCGGCCGTAGGTCAGGGGCTTCTTGTCCGGGGCCATCTCCTCGCCCAGCCGGATGACGGCGTCCCGGTCGTCGAAGGCGCCGGCCGAGAGCCCGCCGTAGCGCTCGAGAGCCTCCCGGAAGCGGAGCCGCGGCCAAGGCCGCTTGACGGAGATGACGGCGTCGCCGTAAGGGAACTCGTCCTTGCCCAGAAGGTCCCGGACCAGGCCGCCGATCAAGTCTTCGGTCAGATCCATCATGTCGTTATAGTCGCTGTAGGCCTGGTAGAACTCGAGCATCGTGAACTCGGGGTTGTGCTCGGCGTCGATGCCCTCGTTGCGGAAGTTGCGATTGACTTCGTACACCCGCTCCAGCCCGCCCACGACCAGCCGCTTGAGGTAGAGCTCGGGGGCGATGCGCAAAAAGAGATCGATGTCCAAGGCGTTGTGGTGGGTGACGAACGGCCGGGCCAGGGCCCCGCCCGGAACGGCCTGCATCATCGGCGTCTCGACTTCCACATAGCCGCGGCCGTCGAAATAGCGGCGCAGGTAGGTGACGATGGCGCTGCGAAGCCGGAAGACCTCGGTCGCCTCGGGGTTCATGATCAGGTCCAGGTAGCGGCGCCGATACCGGATCTCGACGTCCTGCAGGCCGTGCCACTTTTCGGGCAGCGGGCGGTGGCACTTGGCCACGAACTGGAAGGCGGAGACCAGAACCGTCAGCTCGCCCGTTCGAGTCCGGAAGACCTCGCCTTCGACCGCGATCCAGTCGCCCAAATCGAAGAGGAAGAACCGCTCATAGACTTCCTTGCCCACGCCGTCTTCGCGGATGTAGGCTTGAAGCTTGGCCCGGCCGTCCGAGATGTGGAAAAAGGTGGCCCGGCCCATCTGGCGGATGGACAGAATCCGCCCCGGGACGCGGACCCGGGGCTTCGCGGCCTCGAGGTCCTCTTTTGTCCGGGCTGCAAACTCGGCCGCCGCCGCGGCGACGGAATGGGTCCGCTCGATCTTGTGGGGAAAGGGGTCGATTCCCGCGGCGACGAGCTTTTTAAGCTTTTCGGCCCGGGCCAGCTCCTGATCGTTTCGCCGCTCCTCGGCCGGCGATTCGGACGGGAGGGCGCTTGGGTTCGGGGCGTTCGGTTTTTGGTCTTGGCTCATGGTCGTCGACTTTCGTGGTGGATTCCTTGTCGGCCAGGCTTCGGCGGACGGCGTCCAGGACGCCGTTGACGAAGTCGGCAGACTCTTCGCCGCTGAAGCGTTTGGCGATCTCGATGGCTTCGTTGATGACGATGGCCGGAGCCACGGTCTTGCCTTCCTCCAGCAGCTCCAGGACGGCCAGCCGCAGGATGTTGCGGTCGACCGGGGTCATCCGGGCCACCCGCCAATTGCGGGAGGTCGCTTGGATCAGGCCGTCCAGCTCGTCCCGCCGGGAGGAGACCCCGCGGACGAGCCAGGCGGCGTACTCGGCCTCGGCGTCGGGCGCGGAGCCGGCCGCGGACGCGGCCGCGTCCGCCGGGGAGGGCAGGATGTCCGGACCTCCCTCGTTGAACTCGAGTCCGTAGAGAGCCTGAAGCGCCCGCTCGCGGGCCGACCGTCTTTTCCCCATCGGGGGCCTACAGCTTGGCGTCCTTAAACAGGTTGAGGGTCTCGATCAGGGAGAAGGCCGCGTCCCAGCCCTTGTTGCCGGCTTTGGTTCCGGCCCGCTCGATGCCCTGCTCGATGGTGTCCACGGTCAGCACCCCGAAGGCGACGGGGCGGCCGTGCTGCATGGCGATCTGGGCCAGCCCTTTGGTCACCTCGGCGCTGAGATAGTCGAAATGAGGCGTGTCGCCCCGGATCAGGGCGCCGATGCAGAGGAGTCCGTCGAACTTGCCCGAAGCGGCCAGCTTCTCGGCCGCCAGCGGGATCTCGAACGACCCGGGCACTTTGTAAACGCTGAGATCGGCCTCCTCGGCCCCCAGCTTCTTCAGGGCGTCCAGGGCGCCGTCGAGCAGGCGTCCGGTGATGAACTGATTGAACCGGCTGGCGACGATGGCGATCTTGAAGCCCTTGGCCTGCAGCTTGCCTTCATAAATTTTCATGCCCGTTCCTCCGAACCCGTGGAGTCCGCTTATTCTACAGGGAATCGGCCGGCTTGTAAATGCGGGAAGGATATGCTAATACCTTGCTTCTCGGCATCGTCCCATCCGCCGCCAAGGAGATCCGGAGATGAGTCCCTCTTCCGCCTATCCCCGTGTGCCGCTCGACCAGCTGCGCTGGCGCTGCGATCCCGCCGGCCTGCCCTACGACACCAGCTCGCTTTGCCCGGCCTGCGAAGAGATCATCGGCCAGGACCGCGCCCTCAAGGCCCTTCTGACCGGGCTCGACATCAAAAGCCTGGGCTATAATATCTTCATCACCGGGATGGCCGGCACCGGCCGCACCACCACCATCAAGCAGCTCCTGGAGCGGCTGGAAAAGGGCGATCGGCCGCCCGACGACATCCTCTACGTCAACAATTTCAAATATCCCGACGAGCCGAGCCTGCTCTTCCTCCCGGCCGGCAAGGGCAAGCTCTTCGTCGCCGAGTTGGTCGACCTGCTCGACAGGCTCAAAGCCAACATCCCCGAGTTCCTCAAGAGCAAGTACTACACCGACAAGCGCGACGCCGTCATCGAGGAGCAGCAGGGCAAGCAGAAGGCTCTCCTGCAGGGCTTCGAGGAGGAGACGGCCAAGGAGGGCTTCTCGGTCATCCAGGTCCAGATGGGCCTCTTCGTCAAGCCTGATCTGATCCCCGTCATCGACGACCAGCCGACCCCCTTCCCCAAGGTCGAGGCCCTGGTCAAGGAGAAGAAGCTCCCGGCCGAGCGCTTCGAGGCTCTCAAAAAGGCCTATGAAGCCCTCTCTCAAAAAATGGAAAGCGTCTTTGAGCGCCTGCGCGAGATCGAGGAAGAGACCCGCCTCCGGCTCAAGGCCTGGGACGCCGAATCGATCGCCCCGACCATCAAGGGGGCGGTGGCCGAGATCAACGCCCGCTTCCCTCATCCCCGGGTCCCCGAGTACCTGGCCGAGGTCGAAGCCGGCCTGATCGGCGCCATCGAGATCTTCAAGAACCAGAAAAAGGACGAGGACAAGAAGGACGCCCCGCCCGGCGATCCGATGCTCGATTACCAGGTCAACCTGCTGGTCGATAACGGCGACCTCAAGCACTCCCCGGTCATCATGGAGACCAATCCGAACTATCTCAACCTGTTCGGTTCGATCGAGTCGACCATGAACCGCTTCGGCCTCCTCCAAACCGACTTCACCAAGATCAAAGCCGGCTCTTTCCTCAAGGCCAACGGCGGCTACCTCGTGGTCAACGCCCTGGACGCCCTGGTCGAGCCGGGCGTCTGGGCCACCCTCAAGCGGACCCTGCGCAATCAGGTCTTCGAGCTCCAGAACTACGCCGCCCTATTCCTCTTCTCCTCGGCCCGGCTCAAGCCGCAGCCGATCAAGATCAACGTCAAGCTGGTCATGATCGGGGACGAGGAGATCTACAACCTGCTTTATTCCATGGATGAGGACTTCCGCAAGGTCTTCAAGATCAAGGCCGAGTTCGACTCGGAGATGGCCAAGTCCGAGGACGCTATCAAGGACTACATCCGGTTCATCAAGAAGATCGGGGACGAGGACGGGCTCCTGCCCTTCGACCGGACCGGCATGGCCGCCGTCATCGAGTACGGGACCCGGATCGCCGGCCGGCACAAGAAGCTCAGCACCCGCTTCAACGTCATCGCCGACGTGGTCCGGGAGTCGAGTTACTGGGCCGGCAAGGACGGCGGGACCGTAGTCTCGGACCGCCACGTCGAGCAGGCTGTGCGGGAGCGCTTCGAGCGGGTCAGCCTGATCGAGGACAAAATCCAGGAGATGATCGAGGACGGCTCCATCATGATCGACACGGCCGGAGCGGTCGTCGGCCAGGTTAACGGCCTGGCGGTCTACAGCATGGGCCAGTTCGCCTTCGGCAAGCCGGCCCGGATCACGGCCCGGGTCTCGGTCGGCCGGGCCGGCATCGTCGACATCGAACGGGCCGTCGATATGAGCGGCTCCAGCCACAGCAAGGGCGTCCTGATCCTGGGCGGCTTCCTGCGCGGCCTCTTTGCCCGGAACAAGCCCTTCGCCTTGTCCGCCTCGATCGCCTTCGAGCAGAGCTACTCGGGGATCGACGGCGACAGCGCCTCCTCGACCGAGGCCTATGCCCTGCTCTCGGCCCTGGCGGGGCTGCCGCTGCGCCAGGATCTGGCGGTCACGGGGTCGCTCAACCAGAAAGGCGAGATCCAGCCGATCGGCGGCGTCAACGAGAAGATCGAGGGCTTTTTCGACGTCTGCCAGGCCAAGGGCTTGACCGGCACTCAGGGGGTCCTCATCCCCCACCAGAACGTCCAAAACCTTATGCTGCGGCCCGACGTCGTCCAGGCCGCAGCCGAGGACCGCTTCCACATCTACCCCGTCCATTCGATCGACGAGGGCATCGCCATCCTGACCGGCCTGCCGTCCGGCGCCCGCCGCATCGACGGAACCTGGGAGCCGGGCTCGGTCAACGACTTGGTGGATCAGGAGATCCAACGCCTCTCCCGTGCGGCCAAGGCCGCCGGCGAGGACAAGGACGCGGTGAAAGAATAGTCTCCCCGGCCGGCCTAAGAGCCGGCTTGATTTTCCGCCCGATCGCGTGTCATGATGAGCGGCCGGGCGCCCTGCAAGTCCGCGTCGGCCGCAAGCGGCGCGGCGAAAGGAACGAGACATGGATCAAGCCGAAAGACCGCGCAAGCAAGGCCTGTTCATCACCATCGACGCCAACATCGGGGCGGGCAAGACCAACGCCTGCCACGCCATCAGCTCGGCCGCCACCGCCAGCGGCTGGCCGGCCCGGGTTCTTGAGGAGCCGACGCACAGTCCCAAGTTCACCTATTTCCTCAACCATTACTACGACGACCTGCGCACCGGAAACAACACCGGCGGCGGCTTCTCCATGCAGATGTTCATGCTTTGCCAGCGCTACGAGCAGCACCGGCTGGCCGTCGAGCTGGCCTGGGGCCCGCAGGGCCAGGTGGTCATTCAGGACCGACCGATCTACGGCGACACCGTGTTCGCCACCACGGCCATGGAGCGCGGCTTCATGACCCACCAGGAGTTCGAGCTGTACGTCGACGTCTTTCGCAACATGAGCCGCGACGTGATGCCGCCCGATATTTTCGTCTTTCTGGACGTCGCCCCCGAGGAATGCCACCGCCGCATGGAAAACCGGGCTCGCGGGGAGGAAGCCGGCGTACCTCTGGACTACCTGCAGCACCTGGACAAGAACTACAGGCTGCTGCTGCAGGAAATGCGGCGGCGCGGAGTGCGGGTCATGGTCATCGACTGGAGGGAGTTCGGCCCTCCGGTGGATGTCTGGAAGCAGATCCTGCGGATGTCGATGTCGTCTGATTCCTGGTACGAGCAGCTGGCGTTCTCGTTCGCCAAGCATCCCCGAATGCCGGTGATGCCGAACGGCGGCGAGACTAAGCCCGACGCGGCCGGCTAATTCTTTTCCAGAATCAGCAGCCACCCCTTGCCCGGCTCGACGGGGATCGGCTCGTCCGCGGCGAACGAGGCGGCCAATTGAAAATTGGGGATTTCCGGCGCCCGGAGCTTCGCTTTCCGCGGATCGAGCCCAAGGGCCTTCCAGTCGATCCGAAGCCGCGTCCGGACCGGTCCCATGGCCCAGCTGGCCAGGGCGATCATCGAGCGTCCGTCCCGCCGGTAGACAGTGGCCAGAACGCCCGGGTCGTCGGCTCGAACGGGGCAGTCCTCGGTCCACCAGCCGCTCATCCGGGATTCGCCGAGACCGAAGGCGTCCCAAACCTTCCATAGCCGGGCCGGGTCGTTGCCCGACCAGGGCAGCCGATTGGTCATCCCGAAGACCATCCCCCGCCAGGGGTTCCCGCCGTCCTGCAGCATCTCCCCCATCAGGCCGAAGGGAAGCCCCGAGACCTCGACCAGCCAATAATCCGCCGGCGTGCCGTTGTAGTCGAAGTACTCGCCGAACCACAGACGGTTGAGGTAAGGAAAGTGCTCGAGGTAGAGGGTGGCGCTCGAGACGAATCCGTCCCGGGGGTTGTACTGGTTGGCCGAATGGAGGTCGATCAGGGCGTCCGGCCGGTTGCGGTCGAGAACTTTGCGGACCCGTTTCATGGTCGTCCGGTCGAAAGCCACGTCGTCCAGATAGAGGCCGTCGATCCCGATCTTGCGGGCCAGCCAGTCGAGCCCTTCGATGTAATAGTTGTGCCAGCGCGACATGCCGCTGTTGATGACGGCCGCGTCCTTGAGCTCGGGGACGAACCAGGCGGCGATGTAGTCGGCGCCGAGGTGCTCCTGGAGCCAGGCGTATCCGCCGCCCGGCCCGGGCGTGAAGATCTCGTGCCCCAGGCTGCGCAGGGCGAAGATCTCGGACGCCCGGTTGCTGAGCTCCCGGACGGTGTCGTAGATCTTGACCCGGAACCCGCGCCGATGGGCCTCGTCGACATAAGCCTTCATCTCGGCCGGGCGAAGAAAGGGATAGTTGATATAGGGGTTGATGGCGTTGGCGTGATGGATGTTGATCGTGTTGGCCCCGCTCGCGGCGACTTCGGCCACGGGCTTATAGGCGTGCATGAAGCGGGTCGCGAAATGAGCCTTCGGGTCGATCGTCTTGAAGGGCGTCAGAAGAAGGATGAAGTGGAAGTGGAGGTCGCGGCCGGGCTCCAGGGTTCTTGCACCGCCGGACGCGGCGTAGAGCACCACCCCCGGCTTCCCCTCGCGGACTTTGACGGTCCCCTTGCCCCCGTTCCACCAGGACGGTGGCAGGTTGAGGGGCTTGCTCAGGTAGAAATTGGTGTTGAGGGGCCGGCTGTAGTTCTCGGCCCGCAGGCCGACCTGCATCCCGGCGTTGACCTCGCCCAGCCAGAGCGAATCCTGATTCTTTTTTTGGTCCCAAGCCCACTGCAGCTCCGCCGGTCGGAGCCCGCCCTTGACGCCGAGGCCCATCATATAGCGGGCTGCGGCCGCCGCCCAGGGGATCTCCAGGCGGACGTCTCTTACGGCCATGATCTCATCGGCCGCCAACCGGACCTGAAATTCGAGATAGCCGTCCATCTCCATCCAGGCCCGCCCCTCCATCCGCAGGCCGGGAGCCGTGTTTTTAAACTCCCAATCCACGCGGCCGGGAGCCTTCTTGGTGAAGACGACCCCCTCAGGCTTCCATTCGAACGGCCGGCCTATGCCGTCCTCGACGATCAAGGCCATCGGGCCGGCCAGCACGTCCTTGGGCTTGTCGGTCAGCCGGGCGACATCCGACGCGAAGTAGCTTCGGATCGCCGCCGGCAGGCCGTCGAGCCCGAGACTCACCGTCCGCCCCAGGCAGCCCAGGGTCTGGCCCCGGACGGTCAGCGGGGTGAACGGCTTGACGACTTCGTCATCCATGGCCAGGGTCGAATCGAGCCAGCGGAGTCTGGACATCCGGGCCGGATCCGCATCGCCTCCGTCGGTCCGCAGGGCCGGTCCGACGGCCAGAGCGAGCCGCACGGTCTGGGCCGCCCGCCCCTTGGCCGATACGGATACGTCGCCCTCATAGCGTCCGGGCCGGCAATTCGCAGGCACCTGAACTCCGCACCAAAGCGCCTGGACCTTGCCCTCGCCCACGGCCACGGACTTGTAGAGCGGCGTCCCGTCCCAGTCCGTCCCCCCCGTGTTGATACAGCGCAGAGCCGAGGCCGGGATCGTCCCACCGGCGGCGGACCGGAGCGGCGAGAAGCCCACGGTAACTTCTTCCAACGCCCCGCCGCAAGCCCAAAGCCCGACCTGGAAGGCGAAAAACTCCCCCCGTGCCGCCTCCCCCGCGAGCTCCGGCCGCGGCCCCTCGACGACCCACTTGTAAGGCAAGTCATCGACCATGCGGATCGAGCTCCGCCGATCCTCGGGGAATAGAAGGAACGGTCGGTCGGCGAAGCGCTGCCGCAGGGCCATCGTCTCTTCCGGAAAGGCGATGAACTCCATGGGCGTGAAGGCATCGAAAGCGTCAGCGGACTCAAGAGCCCCGGGCTTGGCTTCGGGAAAGCGGCCCGTGTCCGTCGCCGAAGCCGGCAAGCCGTTGCGGGCCAGCCAGGCTTCTTCGGCCGTCCGCTCCGGCTCCCGGTACCGTGCGGTCGGGTAGTTCCGGCTCCCGGTCAGCCGGTAGGGCATATAATAGAAATCATATTCGCCCGGCCCCGAGGCCGGTTGAAAGACAAAGACGCCGGCGGCCCGATCCACGGATACGGCGACGACATTGGCGATCCTCGCGCCGGCGGCGTCAGTGACGATGACGGCCTTCGTCTCGGGCGCCGGATCGCGACGACGCCAGGGAATCCTGATCCGGACGGCATCCGCGGCCGCAGCAACCCGGACGACGGCCCTGTGGTTGCCGAGGGCCGAAACGTCCCAGGCTTCGCCCGCGCCGGTTCCGGGACCGGCGGCCACCGGTCCGAGAGCCAGCCGGGCGAACAGAGCGGCCAGTCCGATCTTGGATAGGTTTGTCATGGCGTCACCTCGAAGGAGTTGGCGGCCGGAGCGCCGCTCCGCAACCGCGCTATTCGTCCAGCAGATCGATCTCGGCGATGGCCCAATGGCGCCCCGAAGGATGCGATTCGGTCAGGGTGATCCGCAGGAACCGGGCCGTCGCAGGCACCCGCGAGACAATCGATCGGACCATCGACAGATCCTCAACCTCGGACTTCTTCAGGATCGGGAAGTAATTGCGCCCGAAGTCGAGTCCGGTCCAAACGACCCCATCCAGTGAGGTCTCGACGTCGAAGTTGCGGGGATAGGACAGGGGACGGTTCTGCTGCCGAAGGACAATCTGCCGGAAGCTCTCGATCCGGCCCAGGTCGATGCGGACGAAATCTCCCCGCTGTTGGGGAAACCCGGTCGACCAGTAGGTCTCCGGCCGGCCGTCGAAAGCCAGCCCGATCGAAGCCGCGTTCAGGCTGGCGCGGCCTCGCCAGATCGACCTGTCCCCCACCGAATGCAAGGCCGGGGCGCCGGGATCGTGGCTCGCCGCCCAGGGCAGGATGCGGTAAAGAACCGACCCGTCCGCTTCGGCCACCGGGTCGGCCCGGTTCCGATGTTTGACCATCCGGCGGAGGAAGAGCGCCCTCCGCTCGGCGGGCATGGCGCCGACATGGGCCAGGACATAACCGACCTGCAGGCTTTCCAGCAAGTCGAGCGCTGCCTTGCTGGGGAATCCCTCCATCGCCTCGCGGACGATCCGATAGGCGGGCGGAGCGTACCCGCTGTACCCGTTGACAAGATGCTTCCAATGAAAGGTCGAGTAGTAGACCGGCCAGGCGTCCTTCCATTCCTCGTCGTCGCGAGTCGGCATGGGGATTTCGACCAGGGAGGCATCATCCGGAAGAGCCGCAACGGCACGGTAGATGGCCGGCACGCCCGAGCCGAGCGGGATCGAGATCATCGGCAAAGGGACGGACCACGATTCGATCAGGACGAGAACGGCCAAGCCGGCCACGATCCCGACGCGGCGACCGCCGGGCCGGCTTCGCAGCCAATCGGCCAAGGTGTAAGCCGAAAAAATAGCCAGGCAGAGGATGACCAGGACGGAGAAGCGGCTGGCCGCCCGCAGGCTTTGGAATCCGGGCAGCCAGTTGTAGGCCCAGGCATAAGGACCGGTCAGGATCTTGCGGCCGAAAATGCGGATCGAAGGACCGAACGACAGCAGGAAAGCGGCGGCGCCCGCGGCGGCGAAGCAGCGGGCCGAGGCGGACGCCGTCCGCGCCAAGCGCGCCAGCCGGCCGCGAAAACGGCGGTCGCCGA harbors:
- a CDS encoding ABC transporter permease; amino-acid sequence: MGFEGFVARRYLTARRKQAFVSVITFISALGITIGVAALIIAVALITGFQEDVQAKILSATSHLMVSDVSGGSLADHAAMAETIRGLDGVVSVSPVALNMVLLVGPLKTQPAMMKGMDLRLERTQSPWLAKLESGTLPEEGGRDGILLGHDLAYAMGAGIGDVIRVLSSSSRMGPIGAVPKIKSFKVSGIFATGLYEFDSGTAIIPLAVAQKWFDMVGGVSYLQVMIRDVFAAPAFKETLKAKLPPLVYVTTWAELNKSLFSALKLEKTIIFLTIALIVIVAALNIIATLILMVMEKTRDIGILMSLGATPRHIQRVFFLQGSMIGVSGTILGTVLGLGWCLLANALKLIRVPVDIYQISYVPFHIKPWDLALILGVALAVSLLSTLFPSRRAAKVDPVVALKYE
- the lysS gene encoding lysine--tRNA ligase; this encodes MSQDQKPNAPNPSALPSESPAEERRNDQELARAEKLKKLVAAGIDPFPHKIERTHSVAAAAAEFAARTKEDLEAAKPRVRVPGRILSIRQMGRATFFHISDGRAKLQAYIREDGVGKEVYERFFLFDLGDWIAVEGEVFRTRTGELTVLVSAFQFVAKCHRPLPEKWHGLQDVEIRYRRRYLDLIMNPEATEVFRLRSAIVTYLRRYFDGRGYVEVETPMMQAVPGGALARPFVTHHNALDIDLFLRIAPELYLKRLVVGGLERVYEVNRNFRNEGIDAEHNPEFTMLEFYQAYSDYNDMMDLTEDLIGGLVRDLLGKDEFPYGDAVISVKRPWPRLRFREALERYGGLSAGAFDDRDAVIRLGEEMAPDKKPLTYGRALDVIFDKRVKHHLVQPTFLINPPKEVSPLAKAALDHPDEAARFELFISGMELANAFSELTDPVEQRLRFEQQAGEKAKGDDESHPIDLDYVQALEYGLPPTGGEGIGIDRLAMLLANRRSIREVILFPLLRPRE
- the nusB gene encoding transcription antitermination factor NusB, whose amino-acid sequence is MGKRRSARERALQALYGLEFNEGGPDILPSPADAAASAAGSAPDAEAEYAAWLVRGVSSRRDELDGLIQATSRNWRVARMTPVDRNILRLAVLELLEEGKTVAPAIVINEAIEIAKRFSGEESADFVNGVLDAVRRSLADKESTTKVDDHEPRPKTERPEPKRPPVRIAGRGAAKRSGAGPGRKA
- the ribE gene encoding 6,7-dimethyl-8-ribityllumazine synthase, which codes for MKIYEGKLQAKGFKIAIVASRFNQFITGRLLDGALDALKKLGAEEADLSVYKVPGSFEIPLAAEKLAASGKFDGLLCIGALIRGDTPHFDYLSAEVTKGLAQIAMQHGRPVAFGVLTVDTIEQGIERAGTKAGNKGWDAAFSLIETLNLFKDAKL
- a CDS encoding ATP-binding protein: MSPSSAYPRVPLDQLRWRCDPAGLPYDTSSLCPACEEIIGQDRALKALLTGLDIKSLGYNIFITGMAGTGRTTTIKQLLERLEKGDRPPDDILYVNNFKYPDEPSLLFLPAGKGKLFVAELVDLLDRLKANIPEFLKSKYYTDKRDAVIEEQQGKQKALLQGFEEETAKEGFSVIQVQMGLFVKPDLIPVIDDQPTPFPKVEALVKEKKLPAERFEALKKAYEALSQKMESVFERLREIEEETRLRLKAWDAESIAPTIKGAVAEINARFPHPRVPEYLAEVEAGLIGAIEIFKNQKKDEDKKDAPPGDPMLDYQVNLLVDNGDLKHSPVIMETNPNYLNLFGSIESTMNRFGLLQTDFTKIKAGSFLKANGGYLVVNALDALVEPGVWATLKRTLRNQVFELQNYAALFLFSSARLKPQPIKINVKLVMIGDEEIYNLLYSMDEDFRKVFKIKAEFDSEMAKSEDAIKDYIRFIKKIGDEDGLLPFDRTGMAAVIEYGTRIAGRHKKLSTRFNVIADVVRESSYWAGKDGGTVVSDRHVEQAVRERFERVSLIEDKIQEMIEDGSIMIDTAGAVVGQVNGLAVYSMGQFAFGKPARITARVSVGRAGIVDIERAVDMSGSSHSKGVLILGGFLRGLFARNKPFALSASIAFEQSYSGIDGDSASSTEAYALLSALAGLPLRQDLAVTGSLNQKGEIQPIGGVNEKIEGFFDVCQAKGLTGTQGVLIPHQNVQNLMLRPDVVQAAAEDRFHIYPVHSIDEGIAILTGLPSGARRIDGTWEPGSVNDLVDQEIQRLSRAAKAAGEDKDAVKE
- a CDS encoding deoxynucleoside kinase; the encoded protein is MDQAERPRKQGLFITIDANIGAGKTNACHAISSAATASGWPARVLEEPTHSPKFTYFLNHYYDDLRTGNNTGGGFSMQMFMLCQRYEQHRLAVELAWGPQGQVVIQDRPIYGDTVFATTAMERGFMTHQEFELYVDVFRNMSRDVMPPDIFVFLDVAPEECHRRMENRARGEEAGVPLDYLQHLDKNYRLLLQEMRRRGVRVMVIDWREFGPPVDVWKQILRMSMSSDSWYEQLAFSFAKHPRMPVMPNGGETKPDAAG
- a CDS encoding DUF6067 family protein → MTNLSKIGLAALFARLALGPVAAGPGTGAGEAWDVSALGNHRAVVRVAAAADAVRIRIPWRRRDPAPETKAVIVTDAAGARIANVVAVSVDRAAGVFVFQPASGPGEYDFYYMPYRLTGSRNYPTARYREPERTAEEAWLARNGLPASATDTGRFPEAKPGALESADAFDAFTPMEFIAFPEETMALRQRFADRPFLLFPEDRRSSIRMVDDLPYKWVVEGPRPELAGEAARGEFFAFQVGLWACGGALEEVTVGFSPLRSAAGGTIPASALRCINTGGTDWDGTPLYKSVAVGEGKVQALWCGVQVPANCRPGRYEGDVSVSAKGRAAQTVRLALAVGPALRTDGGDADPARMSRLRWLDSTLAMDDEVVKPFTPLTVRGQTLGCLGRTVSLGLDGLPAAIRSYFASDVARLTDKPKDVLAGPMALIVEDGIGRPFEWKPEGVVFTKKAPGRVDWEFKNTAPGLRMEGRAWMEMDGYLEFQVRLAADEIMAVRDVRLEIPWAAAAARYMMGLGVKGGLRPAELQWAWDQKKNQDSLWLGEVNAGMQVGLRAENYSRPLNTNFYLSKPLNLPPSWWNGGKGTVKVREGKPGVVLYAASGGARTLEPGRDLHFHFILLLTPFKTIDPKAHFATRFMHAYKPVAEVAASGANTINIHHANAINPYINYPFLRPAEMKAYVDEAHRRGFRVKIYDTVRELSNRASEIFALRSLGHEIFTPGPGGGYAWLQEHLGADYIAAWFVPELKDAAVINSGMSRWHNYYIEGLDWLARKIGIDGLYLDDVAFDRTTMKRVRKVLDRNRPDALIDLHSANQYNPRDGFVSSATLYLEHFPYLNRLWFGEYFDYNGTPADYWLVEVSGLPFGLMGEMLQDGGNPWRGMVFGMTNRLPWSGNDPARLWKVWDAFGLGESRMSGWWTEDCPVRADDPGVLATVYRRDGRSMIALASWAMGPVRTRLRIDWKALGLDPRKAKLRAPEIPNFQLAASFAADEPIPVEPGKGWLLILEKN